In a genomic window of Bordetella petrii:
- a CDS encoding ABC transporter ATP-binding protein, whose protein sequence is MNTEAEKQPILRIDGLTVDFLSDGEPARAVDDVSFHVHAGETLVILGESGSGKSVSTSTVMGLVDCPPGDIVQGRILFQGQDLTRLDDEARRRINGCKIAMIFQDPLAYLNPVYTVGRQIAEVFQHHGAADARQARARAIELLARVGIREPELRVDFYPHQFSGGQRQRVMIAMAIALEPDVLIADEPTTALDVSVQAQILDLLRDLQRERRMALIMITHDLEVAASMADRVIVMKSGKIVEAGDAREVFTNPRHDYTRTLTSALPHGDLADASNRRSGVVAQEAVLRVEHLVKEYRLRSGAFAGKRVLRAVDDVSFEVCRGETVGIVGESGSGKSSVARMLLRLFEATSGAAYYNGVNIFDMDERQMRKFRRKVQMVFQDPFGSMNPRMTVQEIISEPWAIHGDILAKSRWRDRVAELLELVGMRPDHAPRYPHQFSGGQRQRIAIARALASEPELVVCDEAVSALDVSIQTQVIDLLADLRTRLGLSYVFITHDLPIVRHFADRIIVMRQGKIVEQGATSAIFNQPAHAYTRSLLAATPQPKWLRAGREQAAGAVPA, encoded by the coding sequence ATGAATACCGAAGCAGAAAAACAGCCCATTCTGCGCATCGACGGGCTGACCGTGGACTTCCTGTCTGACGGCGAGCCGGCGCGCGCCGTGGACGATGTGTCGTTCCACGTGCACGCGGGCGAGACGCTGGTCATTCTGGGAGAAAGCGGATCGGGCAAGAGCGTCAGCACCAGCACGGTGATGGGGCTGGTGGATTGCCCGCCCGGCGATATCGTACAGGGCCGCATCTTGTTCCAGGGCCAGGACCTGACCCGCCTGGACGACGAGGCGCGGCGCCGCATCAACGGCTGCAAGATCGCCATGATTTTCCAGGACCCGCTGGCCTACCTGAACCCCGTGTACACGGTGGGCCGGCAAATCGCCGAGGTCTTTCAGCACCATGGGGCAGCGGATGCCCGGCAGGCGCGCGCACGCGCCATCGAGCTGCTGGCCCGCGTGGGCATACGCGAGCCCGAGCTGCGCGTCGACTTTTATCCGCATCAGTTCTCGGGCGGTCAGCGCCAGCGCGTGATGATTGCCATGGCCATTGCGCTGGAGCCCGACGTGCTGATCGCCGATGAGCCGACCACGGCCCTCGATGTCAGCGTGCAGGCGCAGATCCTGGACCTGCTGCGTGACCTGCAGCGCGAGCGCCGCATGGCGCTGATCATGATCACGCACGACCTGGAGGTGGCCGCTTCGATGGCCGACCGCGTCATCGTCATGAAATCCGGGAAGATCGTCGAAGCGGGCGACGCGCGCGAGGTGTTCACCAATCCCCGGCATGACTACACGCGCACGCTGACCTCGGCCCTGCCGCACGGCGACCTGGCCGACGCGTCGAATCGCCGCTCCGGCGTGGTGGCCCAGGAGGCGGTGCTGCGCGTGGAGCACCTGGTCAAGGAATACCGCCTGAGGTCGGGCGCGTTCGCCGGCAAGCGGGTGCTGCGCGCGGTGGACGACGTCAGCTTCGAGGTTTGCCGCGGCGAAACCGTGGGCATAGTGGGTGAGTCGGGCTCGGGTAAATCGAGCGTGGCCCGCATGCTGCTGCGCCTGTTCGAGGCGACCTCGGGCGCGGCCTATTACAACGGCGTGAACATCTTTGACATGGACGAGCGCCAGATGCGCAAGTTCCGGCGCAAGGTACAGATGGTGTTCCAGGACCCTTTCGGGTCGATGAATCCGCGCATGACCGTGCAGGAAATCATCTCGGAACCCTGGGCGATTCATGGCGACATTCTGGCCAAGTCGCGGTGGCGCGACCGCGTGGCCGAGCTGCTGGAACTGGTGGGCATGCGGCCCGACCATGCGCCGCGCTACCCGCACCAGTTTTCAGGGGGGCAGCGGCAGCGCATCGCCATTGCCCGCGCGCTGGCCAGCGAACCGGAACTGGTGGTGTGCGACGAGGCGGTGTCGGCGCTGGATGTGTCGATCCAAACGCAAGTCATAGACCTGCTGGCCGACCTGCGCACCCGTCTGGGCCTGTCGTATGTGTTCATCACGCACGACCTGCCCATTGTGCGGCACTTCGCCGACCGCATCATCGTGATGCGGCAGGGCAAGATCGTCGAGCAGGGGGCCACCTCGGCCATCTTCAATCAACCCGCGCACGCGTACACCCGCAGCCTGCTGGCGGCCACGCCACAGCCCAAGTGGCTGCGCGCCGGCCGCGAGCAAGCCGCCGGCGCCGTGCCGGCATGA